The following coding sequences lie in one Paenibacillus durus ATCC 35681 genomic window:
- a CDS encoding dihydroorotate dehydrogenase, with protein sequence MIKTGDSSSRNTELDLSARIAGVTFKNPIVMASGTFGFGKEYAKFYDVNELGGISGKGLTLQPKAGNQGTRVYETASGMLNSVGLENPGVAAFLDKECAYWETLDTVRIVNLGGNTFEDYVAGAELIQKDADTRGRKAVDMIELNISCPNVKEGGIAFGIRTCDARELVRAVRQATSLPLSVKLSPNAEDIADMALMCQEEGADAVSLINTISGMKIDVRRRRSVFNNLYAGLSGPAIKPIALRMVHQVAQRVEIPVIGMGGISSATDIIEFIMAGAAVIQVGTYNFMNMRAGQDLLRDLRQFMLEENIASLDEIRGII encoded by the coding sequence ATGATTAAAACTGGAGATTCTTCATCTAGAAATACGGAACTCGATTTGAGCGCCCGCATTGCCGGCGTCACGTTCAAGAATCCGATCGTCATGGCTTCAGGAACCTTCGGCTTCGGCAAGGAATATGCGAAATTTTATGACGTGAACGAGCTCGGCGGCATTTCCGGCAAGGGGCTGACGCTTCAGCCAAAGGCGGGAAATCAGGGAACCCGTGTGTATGAGACGGCATCAGGGATGCTGAACAGCGTCGGGCTGGAGAACCCGGGAGTTGCCGCTTTTTTAGACAAAGAATGTGCGTACTGGGAGACGCTGGACACCGTGCGAATCGTGAACCTTGGGGGAAATACCTTCGAGGATTACGTTGCGGGAGCGGAGCTGATTCAGAAGGATGCCGATACGCGCGGCCGTAAAGCGGTTGACATGATCGAACTGAACATTTCCTGCCCGAATGTAAAAGAAGGCGGAATCGCCTTCGGCATCCGAACCTGTGACGCACGCGAGCTGGTACGGGCCGTCCGGCAGGCAACAAGCCTGCCTCTGTCAGTCAAGCTGTCGCCGAATGCGGAGGATATCGCCGATATGGCGCTCATGTGCCAGGAAGAAGGAGCGGACGCCGTATCGCTTATCAATACAATCTCCGGAATGAAAATCGATGTGCGGCGCCGGCGCAGCGTGTTCAACAATCTGTACGCAGGGCTGTCCGGTCCGGCTATCAAGCCGATTGCGCTGCGAATGGTGCACCAAGTGGCCCAAAGAGTGGAAATACCGGTCATCGGCATGGGCGGAATTTCCTCCGCGACGGATATCATTGAATTCATTATGGCGGGCGCAGCCGTGATTCAGGTGGGTACCTATAACTTTATGAATATGCGGGCAGGCCAGGACTTGCTTAGAGACCTCCGTCAGTTTATGCTCGAAGAAAATATAGCTTCTCTGGATGAAATACGGGGTATTATCTAA
- a CDS encoding dihydroorotate dehydrogenase electron transfer subunit: protein MGTVISNERLADNVYHLRVSGDYGGEMGQFYMLRAWGAYPVLSRPLSIHQVEDNGIEFLYHVVGEGTELFAQLTPGDDINLEGPFGSGFPAVTGRVALVGGGIGIAPLLYCAREIPGCDVYLGFSREPFRTEEFRPYAAKLTVDVGGLILDNVDFAEYDHIFVCGPHPMLKAAQLKGIAAATSGSPVNVYLSLENRMACGIGACLVCSVSCKDGQRKACADGPVFLAEEVVFHD, encoded by the coding sequence GTGGGGACGGTTATAAGTAACGAGCGGCTGGCGGATAATGTTTACCATCTCCGGGTGAGCGGAGATTACGGCGGTGAGATGGGCCAATTCTACATGCTGCGGGCATGGGGAGCCTATCCTGTCCTGTCCAGACCGCTGAGCATACATCAGGTGGAAGACAATGGCATTGAGTTTTTGTATCATGTCGTAGGGGAAGGCACCGAGCTGTTCGCCCAGCTGACTCCCGGCGACGACATTAATCTGGAAGGACCTTTCGGCAGCGGCTTTCCCGCTGTTACAGGACGAGTTGCGCTGGTCGGCGGGGGCATCGGCATCGCGCCGCTGCTGTATTGCGCCCGGGAGATTCCCGGCTGCGACGTATACCTTGGCTTCAGCCGCGAGCCATTTCGGACGGAGGAGTTCCGTCCCTATGCGGCAAAATTAACGGTCGATGTCGGCGGTCTTATTTTGGACAATGTCGATTTTGCGGAGTATGACCATATTTTCGTATGCGGACCGCATCCGATGCTTAAAGCGGCACAGCTTAAAGGGATCGCCGCGGCTACATCGGGCAGTCCGGTGAACGTGTATTTGTCGCTGGAGAACCGCATGGCCTGCGGAATCGGGGCGTGCCTCGTCTGCAGCGTGTCCTGTAAGGACGGGCAGCGGAAAGCCTGTGCGGACGGGCCGGTATTTTTGGCGGAGGAGGTCGTATTCCATGATTAA
- a CDS encoding polysaccharide deacetylase family protein, whose translation MMINARFARMIILGLICAFISCLAGCSPDSDTRTAAAASESETGGSQIACRASGTAGNSLECPAEANGRNFDRNRDREPASRPASAPLTLGQLIRKYPNAIKTNGPRTKEIALTFDDVPDPRFTPQILNVLRRYRVKATFFIVGRRAAKHPALVRRIVREGHSIGNHSYNHPQFTKLSLRQFRSQILRAENIINKIAGFRPRLIRPPYGEITEQQLKWSAAQGYKLVNWNVDSLDWKGLSREQVKRNILSHAGKGSIILQHAGGGTGSNLKGTIEALPDVIETLRRRGYTFVTVPEMLNVPVER comes from the coding sequence ATGATGATTAATGCCCGCTTTGCCAGAATGATCATTTTGGGCCTTATTTGTGCGTTCATCAGCTGCCTCGCCGGCTGCTCGCCTGATTCGGATACGCGAACAGCAGCAGCGGCTTCAGAAAGCGAAACCGGCGGAAGCCAGATCGCGTGCCGCGCCTCCGGGACGGCCGGAAATTCTCTGGAATGCCCTGCCGAGGCGAATGGAAGGAACTTCGACCGGAACAGGGACCGGGAACCGGCCAGCAGACCTGCGTCCGCACCGCTGACTCTCGGGCAGCTCATCCGCAAGTACCCGAATGCCATCAAGACGAACGGCCCCCGAACGAAAGAGATCGCGCTCACCTTTGACGACGTTCCGGACCCCAGGTTTACGCCGCAGATATTGAATGTCCTCCGGAGGTATCGGGTGAAAGCCACTTTTTTTATAGTAGGAAGACGGGCCGCCAAGCATCCCGCGCTTGTTAGACGCATTGTGAGAGAAGGGCACAGCATTGGCAACCATTCCTACAACCATCCCCAGTTCACCAAACTAAGCTTGCGTCAATTTCGTTCCCAAATCTTACGCGCGGAAAATATCATCAATAAAATAGCCGGATTCCGACCTCGGCTGATCCGCCCCCCTTACGGCGAAATAACCGAACAGCAGCTCAAATGGAGCGCAGCCCAAGGTTATAAGCTGGTTAACTGGAATGTCGACTCTCTGGATTGGAAAGGATTGTCCCGCGAGCAGGTCAAGCGCAATATTTTGTCGCATGCCGGTAAAGGGTCGATCATCCTTCAGCACGCCGGAGGCGGTACAGGCAGCAATCTGAAAGGCACCATTGAGGCGCTGCCCGATGTCATTGAAACGCTCCGTCGCCGAGGATACACCTTTGTCACCGTACCCGAGATGCTGAATGTGCCGGTAGAGAGATAG
- a CDS encoding 3D domain-containing protein: protein MKFGKSSIRSSAAILGLGALLIASPAYADRVHVAGKQTTFYTVSKKYGVDVSTLMKANPDIDPLNLHPGLRLVIPDPDSGASPAAAGLQAMSKARAVPLAAETDSKTVEAWGKTFNYDKTLQVKATAYSSAASENGQWGAVDYFGNPLKLGTIAVDPDVIPLGTKVLVTGYSHPGLPKEAFVATASDKGSAIQGNRIDIFIPGSQSFVSDFGYQYVQLYLIK, encoded by the coding sequence ATGAAGTTCGGAAAATCATCGATAAGATCCTCCGCCGCCATTTTGGGCCTTGGAGCGCTGTTGATCGCTTCGCCGGCGTATGCGGACAGGGTACATGTTGCAGGGAAACAGACGACATTTTATACGGTATCCAAAAAATACGGCGTGGATGTAAGTACCTTAATGAAAGCGAATCCGGACATTGATCCGCTTAATTTGCATCCCGGCCTCAGACTGGTGATTCCCGATCCGGATTCGGGCGCATCCCCGGCTGCCGCCGGACTGCAGGCGATGAGCAAAGCCCGGGCGGTACCGCTGGCCGCAGAGACGGATTCGAAGACGGTAGAGGCGTGGGGGAAAACCTTTAACTATGACAAAACGCTTCAGGTTAAAGCGACCGCCTATTCCTCAGCCGCTAGCGAGAACGGCCAGTGGGGAGCCGTTGATTACTTTGGCAATCCGCTGAAGCTGGGAACGATCGCCGTCGATCCGGATGTCATTCCGCTGGGAACGAAGGTGCTGGTGACAGGGTATTCCCATCCCGGCCTGCCGAAGGAGGCTTTTGTAGCAACCGCGTCTGATAAAGGAAGCGCCATACAAGGCAACCGTATCGACATTTTCATACCCGGAAGCCAAAGCTTCGTCTCTGATTTCGGCTACCAATATGTGCAATTGTATCTGATTAAATAG
- the ppk1 gene encoding polyphosphate kinase 1 — protein sequence MSEEEKNNIHSSPSAAYLNRDLSWIEFNRRVLREAQDPSTPLMERAKFLGIVSSNLDEFISVRVAGIQDQIRAGYTKKDFTGYTPSGLHQRLYKRVGKIVADQYRAFRDISRSLHKEGIILVNYEDLTNAQETAIEQYYRDIIFPVLTPMAVDQSRPFPLVHSLFIYLAVVLTKKHKEHEEFFFAILQIPSNLPRCIPLPHRANSKRRQFVYIEDVIRAHIGTLFSGYHPVAVNEFRLTRNSDLSIDEEGAEDLLEEIEKELRKRRRGAPVRLEVQKGIHPYALEQLQAEFEAEHFVYEIDGPLDLGFLRQFTGDFKGLSSLNYPPVEPAYPAEFEETEDFFEVLRERDVLVYHPYESFESFIDFITQASEDDQVMAIKMTLYRVSGNSPLITALARAAGSGKQVTVVVELKARFDEERNIAWARKLEQAGCHVVYGLVGLKTHAKITLIVRQEGNELRRYVHIGTGNYNENTAKLYTDISLFTADYEIGLDASELFNQITGYSANCEWNSFFVAPVSLSNSLKKLIQRESEHAANGRPARIIAKMNSLSNQQVIDDLYEADKSGVSIDLIVRGVCCLRPGVPGLSERITVRSIVDRFLEHSRIYYFENGGNPEVYLSSADWMTRNLTRRVELMCPVRDKTAREQVFQILEMSLKDNQKSSFLLPNGNYERPNDKKAPFRSQFAAMNVESWKYAQALPSDPMNS from the coding sequence ATGAGCGAAGAAGAGAAAAACAACATTCACAGCAGTCCGTCCGCCGCTTATCTGAACCGGGATCTGAGCTGGATTGAGTTCAACCGCCGCGTTCTGAGGGAAGCTCAGGACCCGAGTACCCCCTTGATGGAGCGGGCCAAATTTCTGGGCATCGTCTCAAGCAATCTGGATGAATTCATCAGTGTGCGGGTTGCGGGCATTCAGGATCAAATCCGTGCGGGCTATACGAAAAAAGACTTTACTGGCTATACTCCTTCAGGCCTCCACCAACGCCTGTACAAGCGTGTCGGAAAAATTGTCGCTGATCAATACCGGGCCTTCCGGGATATTTCCCGGAGTCTTCACAAGGAAGGCATCATTCTTGTCAATTACGAGGATCTGACTAACGCCCAGGAAACCGCAATCGAGCAGTATTACCGGGATATCATTTTCCCCGTATTGACGCCGATGGCAGTGGATCAGAGCCGGCCTTTCCCGCTTGTTCACAGTTTATTTATTTATCTCGCCGTCGTCCTGACGAAAAAACATAAAGAGCATGAAGAGTTCTTTTTCGCCATTTTGCAAATCCCGTCCAATCTGCCGCGCTGCATCCCTCTCCCGCATCGCGCCAACAGCAAGCGGAGGCAGTTCGTCTATATTGAGGATGTCATCCGCGCCCATATCGGAACGCTCTTCAGCGGCTATCATCCGGTCGCCGTCAATGAGTTCCGGCTTACGCGAAATTCCGATCTCAGCATTGACGAAGAAGGCGCCGAGGATTTGCTGGAGGAGATTGAAAAGGAACTGCGGAAGCGCCGGCGCGGCGCGCCGGTCAGACTGGAAGTCCAAAAAGGCATTCATCCGTACGCTCTGGAGCAGCTGCAGGCCGAATTTGAAGCCGAGCATTTTGTGTATGAGATTGACGGTCCGCTCGATCTTGGATTCTTGCGCCAATTTACCGGAGACTTTAAGGGGCTGAGCTCTCTGAACTATCCTCCGGTCGAGCCCGCCTATCCGGCTGAGTTCGAGGAAACCGAGGATTTCTTCGAGGTGCTGCGGGAACGTGACGTGCTGGTCTATCATCCCTACGAATCATTCGAGTCCTTTATCGATTTTATTACCCAGGCGTCCGAGGACGATCAGGTTATGGCGATCAAAATGACCCTTTACAGGGTCAGCGGCAATTCGCCGCTCATTACCGCGCTCGCGCGCGCGGCGGGATCGGGCAAGCAGGTAACCGTAGTGGTGGAACTGAAAGCGAGGTTCGACGAAGAGCGCAATATTGCGTGGGCCCGGAAGCTGGAGCAGGCGGGCTGCCATGTGGTGTATGGATTAGTCGGCCTGAAGACCCATGCCAAGATTACCCTGATTGTGCGCCAGGAAGGCAATGAGCTGCGCCGTTATGTGCATATCGGGACGGGAAATTATAATGAGAATACCGCCAAATTGTATACCGATATCAGTCTGTTCACCGCAGATTACGAGATCGGGCTGGACGCTTCCGAGCTGTTCAATCAGATCACGGGATATTCTGCCAATTGCGAGTGGAACTCCTTCTTTGTCGCTCCGGTCAGCTTGAGCAATTCGCTCAAGAAGCTGATTCAGCGGGAGAGCGAACATGCCGCGAACGGCCGCCCGGCCCGTATTATCGCGAAAATGAACTCTCTCTCCAACCAGCAGGTGATCGATGACTTGTACGAAGCGGATAAATCCGGCGTTTCGATCGACCTGATCGTTCGGGGAGTCTGCTGCCTTCGTCCCGGAGTCCCGGGCCTAAGCGAACGGATAACGGTACGCAGCATCGTCGACCGCTTCCTGGAGCATTCCCGGATATACTATTTCGAGAACGGCGGAAACCCTGAGGTGTATTTGTCGAGCGCGGATTGGATGACCCGCAACCTGACCCGCCGGGTTGAGTTAATGTGTCCTGTCCGGGATAAAACAGCCCGTGAACAGGTGTTTCAGATTTTGGAGATGTCACTTAAGGACAATCAGAAATCAAGCTTCCTGCTGCCAAACGGCAACTATGAGCGGCCAAACGACAAAAAGGCCCCTTTCCGGAGCCAGTTCGCCGCTATGAATGTTGAGAGCTGGAAATATGCTCAAGCTTTACCTTCAGACCCCATGAATTCCTGA
- a CDS encoding Ppx/GppA family phosphatase, producing the protein MNNELSRIGIIDIGSNSIRLVIYETTPEGGYRIIKESKYSARLSEKITKEGRLERESLETIVPVLLQFKMVCRVYSVTRIRVGATAAIRNAANSEEITAFLSDAAGMEIEIISGQQEAYFGFLGVINAFDVDDGFVIDIGGGSTEITLFQNRSYRHSISFPFGAVNTNVTFGNGGNWSGEQVRKLEAFVREHLEDCEWLHTGKGLPLYGLGGTLRTLGKIDQKGRKYSLPNSHGYIMYSDTIREFMETLPAMSYDKRKNLDGLSKSRADIIVSGLVIFHTVYQYIGAGQTVISGEGLREGMLHDLLEPAHPVRASALEYSLGTLRRLNNEASADFLNDVHKIAQSLYRALKVDGDAKEQEMLIYVSVMLYRLGANINYYQSKRHTRYWLMNSPIRGLTHRQLVLCSLIASYSTKSRKQKLSTEHKDILLASDEEWIHKLGSLVQLSAALDNNETGIRQQINPRLKGGSLDIEILGNQRSLLKLEEIDEALKVFRNSWGLKVKLEHISSSQHS; encoded by the coding sequence ATGAATAACGAACTAAGCCGAATCGGTATTATCGATATTGGTTCGAACTCCATCAGACTCGTCATCTATGAAACAACGCCTGAAGGCGGGTACCGGATTATCAAGGAATCCAAATATTCCGCCCGTCTGAGCGAGAAGATCACCAAGGAGGGCCGACTGGAACGCGAGTCGCTGGAAACGATTGTTCCGGTCCTCCTGCAATTTAAAATGGTTTGCCGGGTTTACAGCGTGACGCGGATCCGCGTAGGCGCAACCGCTGCGATCCGGAATGCGGCCAACTCCGAAGAGATTACCGCGTTTCTCTCCGATGCAGCGGGGATGGAGATCGAGATCATCAGCGGGCAGCAGGAGGCCTATTTCGGCTTTCTCGGCGTCATCAACGCCTTTGATGTCGATGACGGCTTCGTCATTGATATTGGCGGCGGAAGTACGGAAATTACGCTATTTCAAAATCGGAGCTACCGGCACAGCATTTCCTTTCCATTCGGAGCGGTCAACACCAATGTGACATTCGGCAATGGAGGCAATTGGAGCGGGGAGCAGGTGCGCAAGCTGGAAGCCTTTGTCCGCGAGCATCTTGAAGACTGCGAATGGCTTCATACCGGAAAGGGGCTGCCATTATACGGTCTGGGAGGGACGCTGCGGACGCTTGGCAAGATAGACCAGAAGGGGCGCAAATATTCCCTTCCTAATTCTCATGGATACATAATGTACAGTGACACGATAAGAGAATTCATGGAGACGCTCCCCGCAATGTCATACGACAAGCGAAAGAATCTCGACGGCCTATCGAAGAGCCGGGCTGATATTATCGTATCGGGCCTGGTTATTTTCCACACCGTGTATCAGTATATCGGAGCCGGACAAACAGTCATTAGCGGAGAAGGGCTGCGTGAGGGGATGCTGCATGATCTGCTGGAACCGGCTCACCCGGTACGCGCAAGCGCGCTGGAGTACAGTCTCGGAACACTGCGGCGTTTGAACAACGAGGCTTCGGCCGATTTTTTAAATGATGTTCATAAAATCGCGCAGAGCTTATATAGGGCACTCAAAGTCGATGGGGATGCGAAGGAGCAGGAAATGCTCATCTATGTATCGGTCATGCTTTACCGCCTCGGCGCCAATATTAATTATTACCAGTCCAAGCGGCATACCCGCTATTGGCTGATGAACTCGCCGATCCGGGGACTTACGCATCGCCAGCTCGTTCTGTGCAGCCTGATCGCCTCATACAGCACAAAAAGCCGGAAGCAGAAGCTGTCCACAGAGCATAAGGACATTCTTCTGGCTTCCGACGAAGAGTGGATACATAAGCTTGGTTCGCTCGTTCAACTGAGCGCAGCCCTGGATAACAACGAGACCGGAATACGGCAGCAGATTAACCCCCGCTTGAAAGGGGGAAGTCTTGATATCGAAATTCTGGGCAATCAGCGGTCTCTCTTAAAGCTGGAGGAGATCGACGAAGCCCTCAAGGTATTCAGGAATTCATGGGGTCTGAAGGTAAAGCTTGAGCATATTTCCAGCTCTCAACATTCATAG
- a CDS encoding DUF4832 domain-containing protein, whose translation MKKKKQLFTAASLIVTSAMLLLLCGGAMTGSRQPAMAVRYPVETGTVLHNPYTGFTADARDPEGVLQPVTLVHANLAWKELEPEPGKYNFDGIEETFHFQYWRERGVRFVLRVVLDYPREDRHLDIPDWLYKETGEKGTWYDLPYGKGFSPDYSSPQLINAHRKLIEALAQRYNHDPAVAFIQLGSVGHWGEWHTMDSEPGRIPFPPRSITDKYIEPYVRFFSAKPLLMRRPTEAAARYGMGLYNDAFGKHDATIDEFLSWYTSGYTSWLTKDREPAMRDFWVKSPSGGEFSGDPRVFFSDGNLEETIRQARLTHVSWLGPSAPWDEEPGGPLQANIDRFLRTIGYRFVIQKAVYEEKRKPGETLHVKLIVANRGTAPFYFKWPLEISVADEEGNVKVSVRSSTDVRTWVPGASTAVVHLNLPAGLPGGRYTVLAAILDPDSGLPGVDFAISGRRPDGRFPLGSVTIANN comes from the coding sequence ATGAAAAAAAAGAAACAACTCTTCACGGCAGCAAGTCTGATTGTGACATCGGCCATGTTGCTGCTGCTGTGCGGCGGAGCGATGACCGGCAGCCGGCAGCCCGCCATGGCGGTCCGTTATCCGGTGGAAACCGGAACCGTGCTGCATAATCCGTATACAGGATTTACAGCGGACGCGCGCGACCCGGAGGGGGTGCTTCAACCGGTTACGCTTGTGCATGCCAACCTCGCCTGGAAAGAACTGGAGCCGGAACCGGGGAAATATAATTTCGACGGCATAGAAGAGACCTTTCACTTTCAGTACTGGAGAGAGCGAGGTGTCCGGTTTGTGCTTCGGGTGGTGCTGGATTATCCAAGGGAGGACCGTCATCTCGACATTCCGGATTGGCTGTATAAGGAAACCGGAGAGAAGGGAACCTGGTACGATCTGCCCTACGGAAAAGGCTTCAGTCCTGACTACTCCAGTCCTCAGCTGATCAATGCGCACCGGAAGCTGATTGAAGCTCTTGCCCAGCGCTACAATCATGATCCTGCCGTTGCCTTTATTCAGCTTGGCAGCGTCGGCCACTGGGGGGAGTGGCATACGATGGACTCCGAACCGGGCCGCATCCCTTTTCCTCCCCGAAGCATCACCGACAAGTATATAGAGCCGTATGTCCGCTTTTTCAGCGCCAAGCCGCTGCTGATGCGCCGGCCGACAGAGGCCGCGGCGCGTTATGGAATGGGACTGTATAATGACGCTTTCGGCAAGCATGACGCGACCATCGACGAATTCCTGAGCTGGTACACAAGCGGCTACACCTCTTGGCTGACGAAGGACAGAGAGCCGGCCATGCGGGATTTCTGGGTGAAATCACCCAGTGGAGGCGAATTCTCGGGAGATCCGCGTGTCTTTTTTTCGGACGGGAATCTGGAAGAAACGATCCGGCAGGCCCGGCTGACCCATGTATCCTGGCTTGGTCCCTCCGCGCCTTGGGATGAGGAGCCCGGGGGCCCGCTGCAGGCGAATATCGACCGCTTTCTCCGCACCATCGGCTACCGCTTCGTCATCCAGAAGGCGGTCTATGAAGAAAAAAGAAAGCCGGGTGAGACGCTGCATGTCAAGCTGATCGTCGCCAACCGCGGAACGGCGCCCTTTTACTTCAAATGGCCGCTGGAGATTTCAGTGGCGGACGAAGAAGGGAACGTCAAAGTTTCCGTCCGCAGTTCCACAGATGTCCGAACCTGGGTGCCGGGCGCAAGCACAGCCGTCGTCCACCTGAATTTGCCGGCAGGGCTTCCGGGAGGGCGCTACACGGTATTGGCCGCTATTCTCGACCCGGACAGCGGGCTGCCGGGCGTTGACTTTGCCATCAGCGGCCGCCGGCCGGACGGGCGTTTCCCGCTGGGAAGCGTTACGATTGCCAACAATTAA
- a CDS encoding NAD-dependent epimerase/dehydratase family protein — MKVLVTGGYGFIGSHVSDRFHKEGYDVYIIDDVSSGSKRNIQFSHKGYVLSINDPKCEEVFRSNKFDAVIHLAAQTGDAAAMESPPQDTESNVLGLSNMLTLASRYGVRKFIFASSAAVYGISEDAPLLETAPLSPRSLYGINKMIGETYCAKWKEIYGLDTVCFRMSNVYGPRQGNKGQGGVVSIFMNQLMKGNGITVYGDGNQTRDFIYVEDVADAIFRASYSPISGVYNLSAGKESSINGLIDELQILQGGAVSINYASAREGDAYRLVLDNSRIMHDLDWAPKYSLQEGLHRTCNWKSDKQGEQSEQPSVSRKNSPLRKKLNRLLPYAENLIAFAALALIDSPLESTEFAGLDLKLIYIIVMGILYGSRQSMLAVMLSVLLFIQEKLDNGRDLLSLLYDTTLFFQMALYLFIGLVVGYSVEHRINKLNRAERQLAQAGEKYTFLYEVYEDTRSVKDELQEQIRTTEDSFGKINAVTRELESLEPEKIFLEAVGVVEKIMRTDQVSIYTVNKSKQYLRLAAHSSGAFLAAARSLKVDEHPHIKSLLEGKRLYVNKELVPGLPLLAAPVLSGEEVVAVVSVHTVEFSRFTQYYQNLFKTVVDLISSSLSRAHAYVEAAGDRRYIDGADGRILRREAFKSILDSKQAASERFGVDYVLLSTGMRNASAELAEIIHTSLRETDYLGLGEDGELLILLSNSNQKDAQFVMDRLSEKGVHLHEGVESFYV; from the coding sequence ATGAAAGTGTTAGTCACAGGCGGCTACGGCTTTATCGGATCTCATGTATCCGACCGCTTTCACAAAGAAGGCTATGATGTCTACATTATTGATGATGTGTCATCGGGAAGCAAACGCAATATCCAATTTTCACACAAAGGATATGTTCTTTCTATTAATGATCCCAAATGCGAGGAAGTATTCCGCAGCAACAAGTTCGATGCAGTAATCCACCTGGCCGCGCAAACCGGCGACGCCGCAGCAATGGAATCTCCTCCTCAGGATACAGAGTCCAATGTTCTCGGGTTATCCAACATGCTGACGCTGGCAAGCCGGTATGGCGTCCGGAAATTTATTTTTGCGTCCTCGGCAGCAGTCTATGGAATCAGCGAAGATGCTCCTTTACTTGAAACTGCCCCCCTCTCCCCCCGCTCTCTTTACGGGATCAATAAAATGATAGGGGAAACTTACTGCGCCAAGTGGAAGGAAATATACGGACTGGATACCGTCTGCTTCCGGATGTCCAATGTTTACGGGCCGCGTCAGGGGAACAAGGGCCAGGGCGGTGTGGTTTCCATTTTTATGAACCAGTTGATGAAAGGAAACGGCATCACAGTCTACGGCGACGGTAATCAGACCCGGGACTTCATCTACGTCGAGGATGTCGCTGACGCTATATTCAGGGCATCCTACTCCCCGATCAGCGGCGTCTACAATTTATCGGCAGGCAAAGAGAGCTCGATTAATGGACTAATTGATGAGCTTCAGATTCTGCAAGGCGGCGCTGTGAGTATCAACTACGCTTCGGCCCGTGAAGGCGATGCTTACCGCCTAGTGCTGGATAACAGCCGTATTATGCATGATCTGGATTGGGCTCCCAAATACTCTCTGCAGGAAGGACTACATAGAACTTGCAACTGGAAATCCGACAAGCAAGGCGAGCAATCCGAACAACCCTCTGTATCAAGAAAAAACTCGCCTCTGCGCAAGAAGCTGAACCGTCTGCTGCCTTACGCGGAGAATCTTATTGCATTTGCTGCGCTCGCCTTGATTGACAGCCCTCTGGAAAGCACAGAATTTGCCGGACTTGATTTAAAGCTAATCTATATTATCGTTATGGGCATTCTGTATGGCAGCCGCCAGTCCATGCTTGCCGTAATGCTGTCTGTTCTTCTGTTCATTCAGGAGAAGCTGGATAACGGCCGCGACCTGCTTTCCTTGCTTTATGATACGACCTTGTTCTTCCAGATGGCTCTGTATCTGTTCATCGGTCTTGTCGTCGGTTACAGCGTCGAGCACCGCATCAATAAGCTTAACCGCGCCGAGCGGCAGCTGGCTCAGGCCGGTGAAAAATACACATTTCTGTATGAGGTGTATGAAGATACCCGCTCAGTCAAAGACGAGCTTCAAGAGCAAATCAGGACAACCGAGGACAGCTTTGGCAAAATTAATGCGGTGACCAGGGAACTGGAAAGCCTGGAGCCGGAGAAAATCTTCCTGGAGGCAGTCGGGGTAGTCGAGAAAATCATGAGGACTGATCAGGTCAGCATTTACACCGTCAACAAATCCAAGCAATATTTGCGTCTGGCCGCCCATTCCTCCGGCGCTTTCCTGGCGGCTGCCCGCTCCCTGAAAGTGGATGAGCATCCGCATATTAAGTCCCTGCTGGAAGGCAAACGTCTATATGTCAATAAGGAGCTGGTGCCCGGACTCCCTCTGCTTGCCGCTCCGGTCCTCAGCGGCGAAGAAGTCGTTGCCGTCGTATCCGTTCATACCGTCGAGTTCAGCCGTTTCACCCAGTATTACCAGAACCTGTTTAAGACGGTGGTGGATCTCATATCCTCCTCGCTGTCGCGCGCTCATGCCTACGTTGAAGCCGCAGGTGACCGCAGGTATATAGACGGGGCGGATGGCCGGATTTTGCGGAGAGAGGCATTCAAAAGCATCCTGGATAGCAAGCAGGCGGCTAGCGAGCGGTTCGGCGTTGATTATGTGCTGCTCTCCACCGGAATGCGGAACGCGTCCGCCGAGTTGGCCGAGATTATCCATACTTCCCTGCGCGAGACCGATTATCTGGGTCTTGGGGAAGATGGAGAGCTGTTGATCCTGCTTAGCAACTCCAACCAGAAAGATGCCCAATTTGTAATGGACCGTTTGTCGGAAAAAGGCGTGCATCTGCATGAAGGGGTGGAATCCTTCTATGTATAG